In the genome of Arabidopsis thaliana chromosome 4, partial sequence, the window GTTGGGAGTTGTGGTAATAACAAAGGTAAGAGGGGTTAGCCATAGGAGCTCCAATCTGAGAGTGAGGCTGAAGAATCCTCACCTGCCGTTTCAAGAACTTGGTGTAACGTATGGCTTCGTCGAGCATGGAAGCTGTGTCCATCTTCGCACCACCAGGCACGATCCTCTTGAGAATTCGGATCTTCTCGCTGATCCTTTCCCGACGCCGACGAGCAACCACCGTCTGAGGATCGTCGCTTATCCTTACGTTACGGCGGTTCGGCTTAGGGACCGTGGCAGGGTCGATGTCTACGGGCTGCATGACGGCGATCATGTACTGCATCTCCTTCATCGCATCCATGTCTTCATCGTACTCTTCGTCTTCGTCCAagtgaattagggtttcgggagGTGGATCTAACATGAGATGGTGAGGATCATTGAGAAAAGCTGCGTGTTCTTGTGTGAGAAGATCATTAGCTTTGTTCCAATCCATGAGGAGATGGTGAGGCTGAGGCTCCATCATGCTTCTTTTGGGGCTGTGGTTGGATCTGCTTTTGGACGAGACACAAGAGTCGCACACTCCTTTCTTTTTATACATAccattttccattttcatcttttcttatttctcaatatatatattctttttccaGAAATATACACATATGTATTTACTGATATATATCTTTGACTCGATTAATTAACCGAATGCTTACATGCATGTCTCTTATTATTTACTTCATATgcctcattttttttttataggatATATGTCtcattttatgatatattttacCTTTTCCTTTCTGTTTCAATTAATTAgatgttttgtaaatttatatgtaaattttaagtgtatttaatattttgtgattatttatattctttaaTAGTATTGTTTTATGAATGGTTGCATGgttttaaattaattgatatttggtagtgaaaaaaaactaacttcTTAATATGTGcgttttaatcaaaaaaaaaaccttacaAAATaaccattattttttatgactCAACTTATTTCCTATGTAAAATGTCCTTGAATTTAAAAAATGGAACTTTTGAAAAGGCTTTTGAACCCAACCAGAACATTAGTATTTATATAGGTTATGTATACAAAATTTTCCAAGATTCAAACCTGCTTATATGTTGTCGTGTCCCGTCGTCTGTATTTTTCGGgactaaattataattttgcaAATAGTTAAATCTTCAAGTATTTCCAGAAGTATAGTTACCCAAGCTAATATACTGATTCCCCAATATACATCAACATTACAGTTCTTATTTATgtaaaaaattactaaatttaacCCACATTATACGATCAAAGAAATTGATTAGATTCATAATATCAGATTTTTTACACAAACATTAGTAGAACTACCACCagtattttttcattttttttatcaactagacatatattaaaagataaCTATATGATTGACTGTCTAATTGGGAGGAGATGAGTTTACAAAAGTAACtttagaaaacaagaaaagagagaaacgaCCTAAACAATCCGTCTTAAAAttccataaataaaaaacataagaaatcaagaaaaagaaaaataaagaagagaacatTCCAAACTAGTTTAGTAGGTTGGAGAAAGCtgaccaccaaaaaaaatttaatctgacaaaactatttttttgaatatatattagttattgtgaaaataaaaacgtgATGACATCATAGTGACATGGGCCTGCATGAACAATTTAAtcagatatgtttttttttaccgcAATCAGATATGTTATTACATACATATCAATATTACTTCATTTTATCTTAAATTATATAGCTCATGTTTAATTCTGGAATTGTTTTcataactaaatttttttcgATAAAGTtgtcattttaaaatatttcctAGAGTTCTAATTAAGTTTAGTGTTGTGTGAATGGAAGAATTCGACACATAACTTGCCAAAAATCCGTGCATGTGATTAATTTGGCAAaggaaattaaagaaaatatcattagATCATGATTAAAGCTAAGTTTTGCagcaaaattatatatattgcCGTTTAAAGACTCAATATATTTCTACCTTTTTCGCTAACAAATTTCATGGACTCATTTGTGCTAGTTTATATAAACCTTGTTATAACCATTTAAATTCGTATACGTACGTACGGAGCAATACAAGAAACACATATAAAGCAAAATCCTATAGACCAcaaaagatagaagaaatAGTGTGTGGTCAAAATCATGGTTACTCAAAAAGCAAGATCAAGAACAAGGGATTaaatttctagggtttttccTAAGgacgaagaaggagagagactTTACGAAATTAGGGCAAAAAAGGAGCGTTGCACTTTGGTTTGGATATCATTGCCATAAGGAAGCATAAGTCGCTCTTGTAATAGTTACTCAACACATGTCTCCATTTTTAGTGCTCATTATTTTGACctaattttcttctctctctcctcttttGACAACTCCTATACACCAAAATAGGCAATTTAACATCATTGTTCTTCTATTTCTTGTCTTTCTTCTAAACCCCACGGTTTCTTCGACATTTTCTTACAAGCCCTTTCAACGGCCTTGATTTGATCTTAGCTAGGAAATATGAGCTGGATACGATAAATGACTTCTTCAACGTTctctttatgatttttggtgtCAATTTCTAGTTCTTAAGTTGTTTTATTTGACGATTTAACAGGATCTCTCCCCCATAACTCATTACACGAAGTGGGGACGGCTTCTTTCGACATTAAGGTATTGCCCATTGTTTAAATTCTCAAGTGGATAAGTAAACTTATAATCAccactaattatatatataagtatattaCTAATTAATCGGTCTAATTAAGATACCGTCTAAATGTCGTTGTCCACATGAAATTTCTATATGTTGCGTTCATTTCATAGATTTAAAATCGACAAAGCTAGAagataaattttcaaaatgagACCTCACATCTTCTTTTCACATTGCCTTTAATGAGTTCAAGACAAAATACCCCGTTTCATGCATTAATGTTCATACTTGTTATATTCATCAACAATATACCAGTACTATGCAACATCAATTAATTATAAGCTTCCTACTTTCGTCCTTTTTATTAGTTAATACAACACTTGCAATTGGAGTAACTCTTACAACGAGAGAATGTATAatcttataataaaaatttaatatgatgagatattttttttgcctaCGGTGATATTAACAtaaggttttttcttttacaaaattagaatGTTCagttcaaacaaaagaaaaggatggATATGGACATATGGTATTTGCATTATTCTAGTAGTCTTCAAAAGCTTTAAGGGTCAACAACCGGATAGTAGATGGATATGTATTTGAtacaaagaaataatatattactatgACGATTTCCCAAATCTTCTATTTTCAAAAGAATGAGGATgagacttttctttttggaaataacatatattccgttaataatatttaactttgcTCActaattatcattttgttaCTTCTAAAGCAA includes:
- the IND gene encoding basic helix-loop-helix (bHLH) DNA-binding superfamily protein (INDEHISCENT (IND); FUNCTIONS IN: DNA binding, sequence-specific DNA binding transcription factor activity; INVOLVED IN: polar nucleus fusion, regulation of transcription; LOCATED IN: nucleus; CONTAINS InterPro DOMAIN/s: Helix-loop-helix DNA-binding domain (InterPro:IPR001092), Helix-loop-helix DNA-binding (InterPro:IPR011598); BEST Arabidopsis thaliana protein match is: basic helix-loop-helix (bHLH) DNA-binding superfamily protein (TAIR:AT5G09750.1); Has 2280 Blast hits to 2276 proteins in 91 species: Archae - 0; Bacteria - 0; Metazoa - 0; Fungi - 0; Plants - 2280; Viruses - 0; Other Eukaryotes - 0 (source: NCBI BLink).), whose product is MENGMYKKKGVCDSCVSSKSRSNHSPKRSMMEPQPHHLLMDWNKANDLLTQEHAAFLNDPHHLMLDPPPETLIHLDEDEEYDEDMDAMKEMQYMIAVMQPVDIDPATVPKPNRRNVRISDDPQTVVARRRRERISEKIRILKRIVPGGAKMDTASMLDEAIRYTKFLKRQVRILQPHSQIGAPMANPSYLCYYHNSQP